In Lolium rigidum isolate FL_2022 chromosome 3, APGP_CSIRO_Lrig_0.1, whole genome shotgun sequence, the genomic window ATCAATATATACACACTCGATCAACAGGGATACACTCCATTGCTCCCGCGTGCGAAGGCTTTCATGATTAAGTCATAACTTGTCCGTGTGCAGATTCCGGCCTGCGCCCCGAAGATATGGCAGTCGCCCAAGGGAGCGCCGGCGGTAGAGGAAGGGAAGAAGGAGATGCTGGTCGCGCTCAAGACGCTCGAGGCGGAGCTGGGCGAGAAGCCCTACTTCGCCGGCGAGTCGCTCGGGTACGCGGACGTGGCGCTGGTGACCTTCGCGCCCTGGTTCCTCACGTACGAGCGGCTCGCCGGGTTCAGCATCGCGGAGGAGTGCCCGGTGCTGACTGCCTGGGCGGCGCGGTGCGCGGAGGAGAACGAGTGCGTCTCCAAGTCGCTGCCGGACCCAGAGGCTGTGTTCCAGTTCGTCGGAGGAATGAGGAAGCACTTCGGCCTCGAGTAGCTTTGCTCGGCTACCTACGAAGCGCGTCACTCTATTATATGAATGTATGATCCATGCAAAATAAGTTAAGCTCATACGCATTGTCTCGTGCGTATGTGTGTGCGCCtcatagggataatgtttcctcgccGTCCGAGTCGTCTGTGATTTTTATTTGGAGAGGCTTTGTGTTTTCCGAATTGATGGTGATCGATTTAAACTTTCTTGGTCGCGTCGTTGATGAAATGTACTCTGCTTGAAGAGCTGTGTCTTTTCTTGTTGATTATATATGTACGTCTGAGATTGCTTACCACGCTTGCTTTTGGATCTTTGGTGTATATGGAGTGTAAAAAAGAGTACTATATATATGGAGTGTTGACATAGAATAAATCTGTCCTACCTCTACGCGTGGCATTGGGTTTACCTTTTTTTTCATGAAATACATTCCCTGGCCTCTTTTCTATTGTAAGGTCCAGTTCTCTAATTCTCACCAAATTAATGGTATACTAGAGTTtttgtggggattattcccaccaaACCCCAAATCTCCATTTATCTCCGAGTATTTTGAAAATATCTTCTTTTTTTCCTTATGTTGAGATCAATCAGCTGGTTTGattttttctgtatttttttaaAGAGAAATCACATATTTCATTCATAAAAAGT contains:
- the LOC124702378 gene encoding glutathione S-transferase U20-like, which gives rise to MEGSKGVVLLNCFVSPFGNRVRIALTKKGVEHEVTAENMAQKSALLLASNPIHGKVPVLLVAGKPICESQVILEFIDEAFSTTGEQLLPTDPYARAQARFWVAYVDAKIPACAPKIWQSPKGAPAVEEGKKEMLVALKTLEAELGEKPYFAGESLGYADVALVTFAPWFLTYERLAGFSIAEECPVLTAWAARCAEENECVSKSLPDPEAVFQFVGGMRKHFGLE